A genomic segment from Actinomyces lilanjuaniae encodes:
- the panD gene encoding aspartate 1-decarboxylase has translation MTTRTRTMMTSKIHRATVTRADLDYVGSVTVDTDLLEAADMLPGERVDVLDCTNGSRLTTYTIPGPRGSGEVCVNGAAAHLVSPGDVVILIAYSQLSDAEARTYVPHVVFVDERNQVVHLGGDPGAVPQDAQAARVQGLRSSGLTFEEARA, from the coding sequence ATGACGACCCGTACCCGCACGATGATGACCTCCAAGATTCACCGGGCCACGGTGACCCGGGCTGACCTGGATTACGTCGGCTCCGTCACCGTGGACACCGACCTGCTTGAGGCGGCGGACATGCTTCCAGGTGAGCGCGTGGACGTCCTGGATTGCACCAACGGCAGCCGACTGACCACCTACACCATCCCCGGCCCGCGCGGCTCGGGGGAGGTCTGTGTCAACGGCGCGGCCGCCCACCTGGTGTCTCCCGGAGATGTCGTCATCCTCATCGCTTACTCCCAGCTCAGCGACGCCGAGGCCCGTACCTACGTGCCGCACGTGGTCTTCGTCGACGAGCGCAACCAGGTCGTCCACCTGGGAGGCGACCCGGGGGCGGTGCCCCAGGACGCCCAGGCGGCCCGCGTCCAGGGGCTGCGCTCCTCGGGCCTGACCTTTGAGGAGGCGCGCGCCTGA
- a CDS encoding endonuclease domain-containing protein, whose amino-acid sequence MNHADAAVSLLLEHVASLHGAAHSDEVAHTPAEQEAVKVALAAGLLHRQGRSLLVALHTDHRTVVARSFRGHLTCASAAEVLGYPVLHPPEEVHVAVSRNHGVRASVKRPLDGVRLHRVLELTPMTVDGLPLVVPAQVVACCLVCMDETPAVAVADAALHRGDVTREEVSDLLTSRYAATARNRLAQTEPGTRSVLETVVRLALRRAGLRVECGVWIEDVGEVDFLVEGWLILEIDGYEFHSSREQIRKDRHREHAAARLGYVTIRLPHQDVMEGERAIVSTVVGAMRGVARSSFIVDPYSPAIARKLGRLWNDGQGSHVHH is encoded by the coding sequence ATGAACCACGCTGACGCCGCCGTCTCACTTCTCCTGGAGCACGTCGCCTCCCTGCACGGGGCCGCGCACTCCGACGAGGTCGCCCACACCCCTGCTGAGCAGGAGGCTGTCAAGGTCGCCCTGGCTGCTGGGCTTCTCCACCGTCAGGGCCGCTCTCTCCTGGTGGCCCTCCACACCGACCACCGCACCGTGGTCGCGCGTTCCTTCCGGGGCCATCTGACCTGCGCCAGCGCGGCGGAGGTCCTCGGCTACCCCGTGCTGCACCCGCCAGAGGAGGTCCACGTCGCCGTCAGCCGTAACCATGGTGTCCGTGCCTCCGTCAAGCGCCCGCTCGACGGTGTCCGGCTCCACCGTGTCCTCGAGCTCACCCCGATGACGGTTGACGGCCTGCCACTCGTCGTCCCAGCCCAGGTCGTTGCCTGCTGCCTGGTCTGCATGGATGAGACACCTGCCGTCGCGGTCGCAGACGCTGCGCTCCACCGCGGGGATGTTACCCGCGAGGAGGTGTCTGACCTCCTGACCTCCCGGTACGCCGCCACCGCGCGCAACCGCCTTGCCCAGACCGAGCCGGGCACCAGGTCCGTGCTGGAGACAGTAGTCCGCCTGGCGCTGCGCCGTGCCGGGCTGCGGGTGGAGTGCGGCGTGTGGATCGAGGACGTAGGCGAGGTGGACTTCCTTGTCGAGGGGTGGCTCATCCTCGAGATAGACGGCTACGAGTTCCACAGCTCACGGGAGCAGATCCGCAAGGACCGGCACCGCGAGCACGCGGCCGCCCGGCTCGGGTACGTGACGATTCGGCTGCCCCACCAGGACGTCATGGAGGGCGAGCGTGCCATTGTGAGCACTGTCGTGGGCGCGATGCGCGGAGTTGCACGCTCATCTTTTATCGTAGACCCCTATAGCCCTGCAATCGCGCGGAAGCTTGGGCGGCTCTGGAATGACGGTCAAGGCTCCCATGTGCATCACTGA
- a CDS encoding 4-phosphopantoate--beta-alanine ligase yields the protein MPSEPVPSGQQPSTGPLLVRTRDELAQALADRPGPRAVVMTMGALHQGHLDLVRQAVQRVGTHGTVVVTIFVNPLQFAAGEDLETYPRDLGGDLARLEEALGGTGGSEAAVSEAGGRSSTGADRLVVFAPTQQEVYPGGQPQVRIDPGPVGRVLEGRTRPTHFAGVCQVVLTLLHLTAPRWALFGRKDAQQLAVVRAMVRDLAVPVEVVAVDTRREADGLAMSSRNAYLSPEERRQALALSQALTAGREAAAAGARPQEVREAALRVLERAPGARVDYVALVEPDTFVDLAGVGLGLVPRAPGGRLGQVNEVSRRQGLLAVAAWVGATRLIDNTILELAARD from the coding sequence GTGCCCAGTGAGCCGGTGCCCTCCGGGCAGCAGCCGTCCACTGGCCCGCTGCTGGTGAGGACCCGTGACGAGCTGGCGCAGGCCCTGGCGGACCGGCCCGGCCCCCGTGCCGTGGTCATGACGATGGGAGCCCTGCACCAGGGGCACCTGGACCTGGTGCGGCAGGCGGTGCAGCGCGTCGGCACGCACGGGACCGTGGTGGTGACGATCTTCGTCAACCCGCTTCAGTTCGCCGCCGGAGAGGACCTGGAGACCTACCCTCGCGACCTCGGCGGCGACCTGGCCAGGCTGGAGGAGGCCCTGGGCGGGACGGGAGGCTCCGAGGCGGCGGTCAGTGAGGCGGGCGGGAGGAGCAGCACCGGTGCCGACCGCCTGGTGGTCTTTGCCCCGACCCAGCAGGAGGTCTACCCCGGTGGACAGCCGCAGGTTCGTATCGACCCGGGGCCGGTAGGGCGTGTCCTGGAGGGCCGTACCCGGCCCACGCACTTTGCCGGTGTCTGCCAGGTGGTCCTCACCCTGCTCCACCTGACGGCACCCCGTTGGGCGCTGTTCGGCCGCAAGGACGCCCAGCAGCTCGCGGTCGTGCGCGCCATGGTGCGCGACCTGGCTGTGCCCGTGGAGGTCGTCGCGGTGGATACCCGCCGGGAGGCTGACGGGCTGGCCATGAGCTCACGCAACGCCTATCTCTCGCCTGAGGAGCGTCGGCAGGCACTGGCTCTGTCCCAGGCGCTCACCGCAGGCCGTGAGGCGGCGGCCGCAGGCGCGCGGCCCCAGGAGGTGCGGGAGGCGGCGCTCAGGGTCCTGGAGCGCGCCCCCGGAGCCAGGGTGGACTACGTGGCGCTGGTGGAGCCGGACACGTTCGTGGACCTGGCCGGGGTCGGGCTCGGCCTGGTGCCGCGGGCTCCCGGAGGCCGGCTGGGCCAGGTGAACGAGGTGAGCCGGCGTCAGGGTCTGCTGGCCGTGGCGGCCTGGGTGGGGGCGACCCGGCTCATTGACAACACCATCCTCGAGCTGGCGGCGCGGGACTAG